The Agrobacterium vitis genome has a segment encoding these proteins:
- a CDS encoding DUF1328 domain-containing protein, with amino-acid sequence MLYYSLVFLVVALIAAALGFGGIAGASAGIAKILFFVFIVLFLISLVSRLFRRA; translated from the coding sequence ATGCTGTATTATTCTCTCGTCTTTCTCGTCGTCGCTCTTATCGCCGCCGCATTGGGTTTTGGTGGTATTGCTGGCGCTTCGGCCGGTATTGCAAAGATCCTGTTCTTTGTCTTCATCGTGCTCTTCCTGATTTCGCTGGTGAGCCGTCTGTTCAGGCGCGCCTGA